One part of the Desulfonema ishimotonii genome encodes these proteins:
- a CDS encoding DUF4340 domain-containing protein, translating to MKSKTFIILAAVCGVLAVVSYFIIGQPAHKSSAPEPAANGKLLSDLPVDALAGLTISGPEGEVVLKKGESVWDVQSRSGYPANFEKIADLVDNLKEMKAGRSFEATDETVARLNLADPAQKDAPKESLGTRITLRDKGEKALGDIIIGKAREAAAGSGGHYVKPVSEQTIYLVDKDFRYIDQKPEMWLKKDFLDIQAGDVEKIICFDAKTKTPIYTVRRPEKGKMPAFVDPPAGKKVILSKVTNMFGALLGLKLEDVSKPGEVPPEKAALDISPYYEFHLYNGMIYAVCPGNALKEKPNYHYFGVRVGYADRPEPAAEETEPAKNDGAAAPDQKADVKDDQKADAPKADARIADGDQKDETAPAANPEKTPEQVKAEAEALNQTFSSWIYVVPKWKVGHLLRNPEDFFEKPEAEKADQSKP from the coding sequence ATGAAATCGAAAACCTTTATCATTCTTGCAGCAGTATGCGGCGTTCTCGCCGTTGTATCCTATTTCATCATCGGGCAGCCTGCCCATAAATCCTCAGCCCCGGAACCGGCCGCAAACGGAAAACTGCTTTCGGATCTGCCGGTCGATGCACTGGCCGGTCTGACCATCAGCGGCCCGGAGGGCGAGGTGGTGCTTAAAAAAGGCGAATCGGTCTGGGACGTGCAGAGCCGTTCCGGGTATCCTGCGAATTTTGAAAAGATCGCGGATCTGGTGGACAATCTGAAAGAGATGAAAGCCGGGCGCTCCTTTGAGGCCACCGATGAGACCGTTGCCCGCCTGAACCTGGCGGACCCCGCCCAGAAAGATGCCCCCAAAGAGAGCCTGGGGACGCGCATCACCCTGAGGGACAAGGGCGAAAAGGCCCTGGGCGACATCATCATCGGGAAGGCCAGGGAGGCGGCGGCAGGTTCGGGCGGCCACTATGTGAAGCCCGTCAGCGAACAGACCATATATCTGGTCGATAAGGACTTCCGGTATATTGACCAGAAGCCGGAGATGTGGCTGAAAAAGGATTTCCTCGATATTCAGGCGGGTGACGTGGAAAAGATCATCTGCTTTGACGCCAAAACCAAAACGCCCATCTACACGGTCAGACGCCCGGAAAAGGGAAAGATGCCGGCGTTCGTCGATCCGCCGGCGGGCAAAAAGGTTATCCTCTCCAAGGTGACCAACATGTTCGGGGCGCTCCTGGGGCTGAAGCTGGAGGATGTGTCCAAGCCGGGAGAGGTTCCGCCGGAAAAGGCCGCGCTGGATATCTCGCCATATTACGAATTTCACCTCTACAACGGGATGATTTACGCGGTCTGTCCGGGCAATGCCCTGAAGGAAAAGCCCAATTACCACTATTTCGGCGTCCGGGTGGGCTATGCGGACCGGCCCGAACCGGCTGCGGAAGAAACGGAACCTGCCAAAAATGACGGGGCGGCAGCACCCGATCAGAAAGCCGATGTTAAGGATGATCAAAAGGCAGACGCCCCGAAAGCCGATGCCAGGATTGCTGACGGGGATCAGAAGGATGAAACCGCACCTGCGGCCAATCCCGAAAAAACGCCCGAACAGGTGAAGGCCGAGGCCGAAGCCCTGAATCAGACGTTTTCTTCGTGGATCTATGTTGTGCCCAAATGGAAGGTCGGGCATCTGCTCAGAAACCCGGAAGATTTTTTTGAAAAGCCCGA
- a CDS encoding GldG family protein, with amino-acid sequence MSDKENAGKLSGKSLFSGGGLLIVLVILILINLIFSRVNLRWDATGENLYSLSDGTRQILSDLKQDVVIKVFYSQDAAEIPVHIKNYAKRVLDFLDEYENYGKGRITVEIHNPKPDSEEEDWAIKYGIEGANLPTGDKVYFGLVAMAADQEEAIPMFDPTREQQLEYDITRIISRVQHVRNQKIGVISSLPVFGMPAMGMRQQGGAQPWLFITELKKSYEVREIAASDSAIDPDTDLLMLIHPKHLSDALQYAIDQYVVRGGRLMVFADPFSVSDPSQGQDKASSSLEKLFAAWGVEMKTDKALLDFDHATKLRTQNNQIEENPLWLSVVPDAFNTDDIVTSQLESMLLPVAGVIRKAEGSAYEYESLMKSSANSSLTDAFRVRFGGAEQFRRDFKATGEQYDIAVKLRGKFETAFPQGRPESPEKPEPGKKAEEKAEHLAGGKEVATIIVMGDADFLFDNYYVSRQNFLGFNISRMFNDNLNFLLNSSEMLTGSEALISIRSRGKFERPFTRVQALEKKAQARWLVREQELTREAEETNQKLQQLEQQKDSSQKFLLSAQQEAEIRQFQEKKQRINKELKLVRRNLRADIESLGNVLKFINILLMVFLVTIAGIAYAVYRHRR; translated from the coding sequence ATGTCTGACAAGGAAAACGCTGGTAAACTGAGCGGGAAATCCCTCTTTTCGGGGGGCGGCCTGCTCATTGTCCTGGTGATTCTGATACTGATCAATCTGATTTTTTCCAGGGTGAATCTCCGGTGGGACGCCACCGGGGAAAACCTCTACTCCCTCTCCGACGGCACCCGGCAGATCCTCTCGGATCTGAAGCAGGATGTGGTGATCAAGGTCTTCTACAGCCAGGATGCTGCGGAGATTCCGGTTCACATCAAAAATTACGCCAAACGTGTGCTGGATTTTCTCGACGAATACGAAAACTACGGCAAGGGCCGCATCACGGTTGAGATTCATAACCCGAAACCCGATTCCGAGGAAGAGGACTGGGCCATCAAATACGGGATCGAGGGCGCCAACCTTCCCACGGGCGACAAGGTCTACTTCGGGCTTGTGGCCATGGCGGCCGATCAGGAAGAGGCGATTCCCATGTTCGATCCGACCCGTGAACAGCAACTGGAATATGACATCACCCGCATCATCTCCAGGGTTCAGCATGTCCGGAACCAGAAAATCGGCGTGATCTCCTCCCTGCCGGTGTTCGGGATGCCGGCCATGGGGATGCGGCAGCAGGGGGGGGCACAGCCCTGGCTTTTCATCACCGAACTTAAAAAAAGCTATGAGGTCAGAGAGATCGCCGCTTCGGACAGCGCCATCGACCCGGATACGGATCTGCTGATGCTGATCCACCCCAAACACCTGAGCGATGCGCTTCAGTATGCCATTGACCAGTATGTGGTCCGGGGGGGGCGGCTGATGGTCTTTGCCGACCCGTTCTCCGTGTCTGACCCGTCACAGGGCCAGGACAAGGCGTCATCCTCCCTGGAGAAGCTCTTTGCGGCCTGGGGCGTTGAGATGAAAACGGACAAGGCGCTGCTCGACTTTGACCATGCCACCAAGCTGAGAACACAGAACAACCAGATCGAAGAAAATCCCCTGTGGCTGTCGGTCGTGCCCGATGCGTTCAACACCGACGACATTGTCACCTCGCAGCTGGAGTCGATGCTTCTGCCCGTGGCCGGGGTGATCCGAAAGGCCGAAGGCAGTGCATATGAATACGAATCGCTGATGAAATCAAGCGCCAACTCGTCCCTGACCGATGCCTTCCGGGTGCGTTTCGGTGGCGCGGAACAGTTCCGGCGCGATTTCAAAGCCACCGGAGAACAGTACGACATCGCCGTGAAGCTGCGGGGCAAATTTGAAACCGCCTTTCCCCAAGGCCGCCCGGAGTCCCCGGAGAAGCCTGAACCGGGGAAGAAGGCCGAAGAAAAGGCCGAACATCTGGCCGGGGGCAAAGAGGTGGCCACCATCATTGTGATGGGGGATGCTGACTTTCTGTTCGACAATTACTATGTCAGCCGCCAGAATTTTCTGGGATTTAATATCTCCAGAATGTTCAACGACAACCTCAACTTTCTGCTCAACAGCAGCGAAATGCTGACCGGCAGTGAGGCCCTGATCAGCATCCGGTCGCGGGGCAAGTTCGAGCGCCCCTTCACACGGGTGCAGGCCCTTGAGAAGAAGGCCCAGGCCCGCTGGCTGGTGCGGGAGCAGGAGCTGACCCGCGAGGCCGAGGAGACCAATCAGAAGCTTCAGCAGTTGGAGCAGCAGAAGGACAGTTCCCAGAAATTTCTCCTCAGCGCCCAGCAGGAGGCGGAAATCCGTCAGTTTCAGGAAAAGAAACAGCGGATCAACAAGGAGCTGAAGCTGGTGCGCCGGAATCTGCGGGCAGATATCGAGTCCCTGGGTAACGTCCTCAAGTTCATCAATATCCTCCTGATGGTCTTTCTGGTGACGATCGCAGGCATTGCCTATGCGGTTTACCGGCACCGCAGATAG
- a CDS encoding ABC transporter permease subunit has translation MNTQMMISQVRAIFKREISGYFGSSVAYVFIAIFLLLLGFFTFYVSQFYEAGQADLRAFFEWHPWIYMFLIPAVAMRLWAEERRMGTLELILTFPITVGEAIIGKFLAAWAFIGISLLLTFPMVLTVMYLGNPDPGAIFCGYIGSFLMAGAFLSVGSMTSSLTRSQVISFILAVVICLFFILAGYPPVTGVLSGWAPRWLIDIVSNLSFLSHYMSMQRGVIDLRDVIYYVSVISFMLFANAIIIQNRKG, from the coding sequence ATGAATACACAAATGATGATAAGCCAGGTCCGGGCGATCTTTAAGCGGGAGATTTCCGGCTATTTCGGATCGTCTGTTGCCTATGTGTTTATTGCCATCTTTCTGCTGCTGCTGGGTTTTTTCACCTTTTATGTCAGCCAGTTTTACGAAGCCGGACAGGCCGATCTCAGGGCGTTTTTCGAGTGGCACCCCTGGATCTACATGTTCCTGATCCCGGCAGTGGCCATGCGCCTCTGGGCCGAGGAGCGCCGCATGGGGACGCTTGAGCTGATCCTGACCTTTCCCATCACCGTGGGCGAGGCGATTATCGGGAAATTTCTGGCAGCCTGGGCCTTTATCGGCATCAGCCTGCTGCTGACTTTTCCCATGGTCCTGACGGTGATGTATCTCGGTAACCCGGACCCCGGCGCCATCTTCTGCGGCTACATCGGGAGCTTTCTCATGGCCGGGGCGTTTCTGAGCGTGGGCAGCATGACCTCCTCCCTGACCCGGAGCCAGGTCATCAGCTTTATTCTGGCAGTGGTGATCTGCCTCTTCTTTATTCTGGCCGGTTATCCGCCGGTAACGGGTGTGTTGTCCGGATGGGCGCCGCGATGGCTGATCGACATCGTCTCCAACCTGAGCTTTCTGTCTCACTACATGTCCATGCAGCGCGGTGTCATCGACCTCCGGGACGTGATCTATTACGTTTCCGTTATCTCTTTCATGTTGTTTGCCAACGCCATCATCATTCAGAACCGAAAAGGATAG
- a CDS encoding ABC transporter ATP-binding protein: MIEVRELTKFFGAKKAVDRISFTVKKGEILGFLGPNGAGKSTSMRMITGFIPPSGGTAVIGGNDILTAPIAARQKIGYLPENAPVYPDMTVSGYLEFCAEVRGFTGAARKKKVEETIEKCFLSGVERQSIGTLSKGYRQRVCFAQSILHDPEYLILDEPTDGLDPNQKHEVRLMIRRMSAEKAIILSTHILDEVDAVCTRAIIIANGRIVADDTPENLRTRSALHGAVSLTLARTDPEKLLNCVRGAEGVGDAKVLEDGSDALKVRIYPRKPDILIAESVMSALTASRYEVRSLFVEQGRLDEVFRSVTTSP; encoded by the coding sequence ATGATTGAAGTCAGAGAGCTTACAAAATTTTTCGGTGCCAAAAAGGCTGTGGACCGGATCTCCTTTACCGTAAAAAAGGGGGAAATCCTCGGTTTTCTGGGGCCGAACGGTGCAGGTAAATCGACGAGTATGCGGATGATCACCGGCTTTATCCCGCCTTCGGGCGGCACAGCGGTCATCGGGGGAAACGATATTCTCACGGCCCCCATCGCCGCACGGCAGAAAATCGGCTATCTGCCTGAAAATGCGCCGGTTTACCCGGACATGACCGTTTCCGGATATCTGGAATTCTGCGCAGAGGTGCGGGGATTTACCGGAGCCGCCCGAAAGAAAAAGGTGGAAGAGACCATTGAGAAGTGCTTCCTGTCCGGGGTGGAGCGCCAGAGCATCGGCACGCTCTCCAAGGGCTACCGGCAGCGCGTCTGTTTTGCCCAGAGCATTCTCCATGATCCCGAATACCTGATTCTGGACGAGCCCACGGACGGGCTTGACCCGAACCAGAAACACGAGGTCCGACTGATGATCCGCAGGATGAGCGCTGAAAAGGCCATCATCCTTTCCACCCATATCCTCGACGAGGTGGACGCGGTCTGCACACGGGCCATTATTATCGCAAACGGGCGCATTGTCGCCGATGACACCCCGGAAAATCTCAGAACCCGCTCCGCACTTCACGGGGCCGTCTCCCTCACCCTGGCCCGAACCGACCCGGAAAAACTGCTGAACTGTGTGCGGGGGGCCGAAGGGGTCGGCGACGCCAAAGTCCTTGAAGACGGGAGCGACGCTCTGAAAGTCCGAATTTACCCCCGAAAACCGGATATCCTGATTGCCGAAAGCGTCATGTCGGCGCTGACCGCCAGCCGCTACGAGGTCAGATCGCTGTTTGTCGAGCAGGGCAGGCTGGACGAAGTGTTCCGCTCCGTCACGACATCTCCCTGA
- a CDS encoding PAS and helix-turn-helix domain-containing protein, with translation MKETLSNEELSKKIQILEKEMVRLKEAEHTLRLTERFAKSVLNSLSAHIAILDQNGVILETNQAWKAFAMSNKVENRPDMIGVNYLELCEFASGSSAEGAVNVASGIRRVIRGETEEFVVDYPCHSPAEKRWFYMRARRLAGPGMLKVVVSHENITALKLAEEELREREAELQRKTRNLDEANTALKVLLKHREEDRRELEEKVLTNVRELVTPYVEKLRETPMNSRQREFLNILGTHIEEIVSPFLHRMYSQYRNLTPQEIKIASLIKNGKMTKEIAGILGVSTSAIDFHRKNIRRKFGLNNKRVNLRSHLLSLK, from the coding sequence ATGAAAGAGACACTTTCAAACGAAGAATTATCGAAAAAAATTCAGATACTTGAAAAAGAGATGGTCCGGCTGAAAGAGGCCGAACATACCCTCCGCCTGACGGAACGGTTTGCAAAATCCGTCCTGAACTCGCTCTCGGCCCACATCGCCATCCTGGATCAGAACGGTGTCATCCTGGAGACCAACCAGGCCTGGAAAGCGTTTGCCATGTCCAACAAGGTGGAGAACCGGCCCGACATGATCGGGGTCAACTATCTGGAACTCTGCGAATTCGCTTCGGGAAGCTCTGCCGAAGGTGCGGTTAACGTGGCGTCCGGGATCCGACGGGTGATCCGCGGCGAAACTGAGGAATTTGTGGTGGATTACCCCTGCCATTCCCCGGCAGAAAAGCGGTGGTTCTACATGCGGGCCCGGCGGCTGGCCGGGCCGGGAATGCTCAAGGTCGTGGTGAGCCATGAAAATATCACCGCGCTCAAACTGGCGGAAGAGGAGCTGAGAGAGCGAGAGGCCGAATTGCAGCGGAAAACCCGGAATCTTGATGAGGCCAACACGGCCCTGAAAGTACTGCTGAAACACCGGGAGGAAGATCGCAGGGAGCTTGAGGAGAAGGTGCTGACCAACGTCCGCGAGCTGGTCACGCCTTATGTTGAGAAACTCAGGGAAACGCCCATGAATTCGCGGCAGCGGGAATTCCTGAACATTCTCGGAACCCATATTGAGGAAATTGTCTCGCCCTTCCTGCACCGGATGTATTCACAGTACAGAAATCTCACGCCCCAGGAGATCAAAATCGCCAGTCTGATCAAAAACGGCAAGATGACCAAGGAGATCGCCGGAATTCTGGGCGTATCGACCAGCGCCATTGACTTTCACCGGAAAAATATCCGCAGAAAATTCGGCCTGAACAACAAAAGGGTGAACCTCCGCTCCCATCTGCTCTCTTTAAAATAA
- a CDS encoding glycine cleavage system protein R: MSEKFIMTAFGKDRPGIAADVTEMIYENGCRLEDSAMTRLADEFTLILLLSGQEGDTEEILTRECRRLEREKGLSAFIRPVAAERPVARTGFSAQTIRVEGLDQAGIVYKISKYLAEKSINIENLTSKTTSSPQTGAAIYTMKIEALVPDTISPDSLDRGLDQIGNELNVDITVD; the protein is encoded by the coding sequence ATGTCAGAAAAATTTATTATGACTGCCTTTGGGAAGGACCGGCCCGGTATTGCCGCAGACGTGACCGAAATGATCTACGAAAACGGGTGCCGACTCGAAGACTCCGCCATGACCCGGCTGGCCGATGAATTCACCCTCATCCTTCTGCTGTCGGGGCAGGAGGGGGATACGGAGGAAATCCTGACCAGGGAATGCCGGCGACTTGAACGGGAGAAGGGCCTGTCCGCCTTTATCCGCCCTGTGGCTGCGGAAAGGCCGGTGGCGCGCACCGGTTTCTCGGCGCAGACAATCCGCGTCGAAGGCCTGGATCAGGCCGGTATCGTCTATAAGATCAGCAAATACCTTGCGGAAAAAAGCATCAACATCGAAAACCTGACCTCTAAAACGACCTCTTCGCCACAGACCGGGGCGGCCATCTATACCATGAAAATTGAAGCCCTGGTGCCCGATACGATTTCGCCCGACAGCCTGGACAGGGGGCTGGATCAGATCGGTAACGAACTGAACGTCGATATTACCGTGGACTGA
- a CDS encoding LabA-like NYN domain-containing protein, which translates to MTTSSRLKIGVYVDVANLAMNGGFGMRYEVLRSFACRGGAEPIRLNAYVSYDNERARHDYEYRDGQHRFHSVLRDMGYKVIQKTVKWYTDDRGSQFGKANVDLELAIDALLQSENLDRVLLATGDGDFVQVVRALQNRGCRVEVVAFDNVSGDLRQEADLYISGYLIPNLLPITRADMAKTWGGVGSFARGICYAHDKDYGFLRYLNSFDSDLWKTDARDPDSPYSTIFFHDSELPHDIDSNSLPSRNIIFEFQIQENDQGKHRAVAINCIRTRT; encoded by the coding sequence ATGACGACATCTTCCAGGTTAAAAATCGGAGTTTATGTGGATGTGGCGAATCTTGCCATGAACGGCGGCTTCGGAATGCGGTATGAGGTTTTGCGCTCATTTGCATGCCGGGGCGGTGCCGAGCCGATACGGCTCAACGCCTATGTCAGCTATGACAACGAGCGGGCACGGCACGATTACGAGTACAGAGACGGGCAGCACCGTTTCCACTCCGTACTCCGCGACATGGGGTACAAGGTGATTCAGAAGACGGTGAAATGGTACACGGACGACCGGGGATCACAGTTCGGCAAGGCCAATGTGGATCTGGAGCTTGCCATTGACGCCCTGCTTCAGTCGGAAAATCTCGACCGGGTGCTGCTGGCAACCGGAGACGGGGATTTTGTCCAGGTGGTCCGGGCCCTGCAAAACCGGGGCTGCCGGGTTGAGGTGGTCGCCTTTGACAACGTGTCCGGGGATCTGCGGCAGGAGGCCGATCTCTACATATCGGGCTATCTCATCCCCAACCTGCTGCCGATCACCCGTGCGGATATGGCCAAGACATGGGGCGGGGTTGGCTCTTTTGCACGGGGCATCTGTTACGCCCACGATAAGGATTACGGTTTCCTGCGCTACCTTAATTCATTTGACAGCGATTTGTGGAAAACGGATGCCCGCGACCCGGATTCCCCGTATTCAACCATCTTTTTCCACGATTCGGAGTTGCCCCACGACATCGACAGCAACAGCCTGCCGAGCCGAAACATCATATTTGAATTTCAGATCCAGGAAAACGATCAGGGAAAGCACCGGGCCGTTGCCATCAATTGTATCAGAACCCGGACATAG